In the Nicotiana tabacum cultivar K326 chromosome 16, ASM71507v2, whole genome shotgun sequence genome, one interval contains:
- the LOC107795629 gene encoding uncharacterized protein LOC107795629 isoform X1, with the protein MLGDGAQTPSRSDLLCMVKKNSNMLGKTIVEDEETSDVETDPIFWHDIMDVYFIRGRESRGRQEDDLVFFVKKLHLQNHGSNEDESVNSPYFVRRWAPKLDDLTGASSSDVDWRRSFYLNLIAQTSFSVTVAICSQQVLKNYQTGKDRPLSPIYKVIKTVYASPSRINFHLDSRKAIETTSAYPEICFAVDDFDSTFDAVVLTDVDHCYCVLLNAHDGAAFPSERKQQDYSPANSSKSDTSSGKVPTSKITLFSGFVSYQMVRDAYDAGRSGFGSLLSLHSVGKTDRIYMKGPGGRGEVEVAVSGVVDQSKQDFSHHSVDNDSRKGLSFSAVVRRAASVASEAAKHAYAAASATRDEGMIPLKCCLMSISLPWEHIAHDLLFKGSPPVNL; encoded by the exons atgctaGGGGATGGAGCCCAAACCCCTAGTCG GTCTGATTTGCTATGTATGGTGAAAAAGAATTCAAATATGTTAGGGAAAACCATAGTGGAAGATGAAGAAACATCAGATGTTGAAACAGATCCCATTTTCTGGCATGACATTATGGACGTGTATTTCATTCGTGGCAGGGAGTCTAGGGGGCGTCAGGAAGATGATCTtgtattttttgttaaaaaattg CATTTGCAGAATCACGGGTCAAATGAAGATGAATCTGTGAACTCGCCATACTTTGTACGCAGGTGGGCACCTAAG TTGGATGACTTAACTGGCGCAAGTTCATCAGATGTTGATTGGAGGCGCTCCTTTTACTTGAACTTAATTGCTCAAACTTCTTTTAGTGTGACGGTGGCAATTTGTAG TCAGCAGGTCCTTAAGAATTACCAAACTGGCAAAGACAGACCATTATCTCCTATATACAAG GTTATCAAAACTGTCTATGCGTCTCCAAGTCGTATCAATTTTCACTTGGACTCAAGGAAGGCAA TAGAAACGACCTCTGCATACCCAGAGATATGTTTTGCAGTTGATGACTTTGATTCCACTTTTGATGCAGTG GTTTTGACAGATGTAGATCACTGCTATTGTGTACTTTTAAATGCACATGATGGGGCTGCATTCCCAAGTGAGAGAAAACAACAGGACTACAGTCCTGCTAATTCTTCAAAGAGTGATACAAGTTCTGGAAAAGTACCAACTtcaaag ATCACTCTTTTCTCAGGCTTCGTTAGCTATCAAATGGTCCGAGATGCATATGATG CTGGAAGGTCTGGATTTGGGAGCCTTCTCTCACTTCATTCTGTTGGGAAAACTGACAGGATTTACATGAAAGGCCCTGGAGGACGTGGGGAAGTTGAAGTAGCTGTGTCTGGTGTTGTAG ATCAAAGCAAGCAGGACTTCAGCCATCATTCTGTAGATAACGACTCTAGAAAAGGATTAAGCTTCAGTGCTGTTGTGAGACGAGCTGCATCAGTTGCATCAGAGGCAGCAAAGCATGCATatgctgctgcttctgctaccCGAGATGAAGGAATGATCCCCCTTAAGTGCTGCTTGATGTCTATATCATTACCTTGGGAACATATTGCTCATGATCTTTTGTTCAAG GGAAGTCCTCCAGTTAACCTGTAA
- the LOC107795629 gene encoding uncharacterized protein LOC107795629 isoform X2, translating into MLGDGAQTPSRSDLLCMVKKNSNMLGKTIVEDEETSDVETDPIFWHDIMDVYFIRGRESRGRQEDDLVFFVKKLHLQNHGSNEDESVNSPYFVRRWAPKLDDLTGASSSDVDWRRSFYLNLIAQTSFSVTVAICSQQVLKNYQTGKDRPLSPIYKVIKTVYASPSRINFHLDSRKEVETTSAYPEICFAVDDFDSTFDAVVLTDVDHCYCVLLNAHDGAAFPSERKQQDYSPANSSKSDTSSGKVPTSKITLFSGFVSYQMVRDAYDAGRSGFGSLLSLHSVGKTDRIYMKGPGGRGEVEVAVSGVVDQSKQDFSHHSVDNDSRKGLSFSAVVRRAASVASEAAKHAYAAASATRDEGMIPLKCCLMSISLPWEHIAHDLLFKGSPPVNL; encoded by the exons atgctaGGGGATGGAGCCCAAACCCCTAGTCG GTCTGATTTGCTATGTATGGTGAAAAAGAATTCAAATATGTTAGGGAAAACCATAGTGGAAGATGAAGAAACATCAGATGTTGAAACAGATCCCATTTTCTGGCATGACATTATGGACGTGTATTTCATTCGTGGCAGGGAGTCTAGGGGGCGTCAGGAAGATGATCTtgtattttttgttaaaaaattg CATTTGCAGAATCACGGGTCAAATGAAGATGAATCTGTGAACTCGCCATACTTTGTACGCAGGTGGGCACCTAAG TTGGATGACTTAACTGGCGCAAGTTCATCAGATGTTGATTGGAGGCGCTCCTTTTACTTGAACTTAATTGCTCAAACTTCTTTTAGTGTGACGGTGGCAATTTGTAG TCAGCAGGTCCTTAAGAATTACCAAACTGGCAAAGACAGACCATTATCTCCTATATACAAG GTTATCAAAACTGTCTATGCGTCTCCAAGTCGTATCAATTTTCACTTGGACTCAAGGAAG GAAGTAGAAACGACCTCTGCATACCCAGAGATATGTTTTGCAGTTGATGACTTTGATTCCACTTTTGATGCAGTG GTTTTGACAGATGTAGATCACTGCTATTGTGTACTTTTAAATGCACATGATGGGGCTGCATTCCCAAGTGAGAGAAAACAACAGGACTACAGTCCTGCTAATTCTTCAAAGAGTGATACAAGTTCTGGAAAAGTACCAACTtcaaag ATCACTCTTTTCTCAGGCTTCGTTAGCTATCAAATGGTCCGAGATGCATATGATG CTGGAAGGTCTGGATTTGGGAGCCTTCTCTCACTTCATTCTGTTGGGAAAACTGACAGGATTTACATGAAAGGCCCTGGAGGACGTGGGGAAGTTGAAGTAGCTGTGTCTGGTGTTGTAG ATCAAAGCAAGCAGGACTTCAGCCATCATTCTGTAGATAACGACTCTAGAAAAGGATTAAGCTTCAGTGCTGTTGTGAGACGAGCTGCATCAGTTGCATCAGAGGCAGCAAAGCATGCATatgctgctgcttctgctaccCGAGATGAAGGAATGATCCCCCTTAAGTGCTGCTTGATGTCTATATCATTACCTTGGGAACATATTGCTCATGATCTTTTGTTCAAG GGAAGTCCTCCAGTTAACCTGTAA